The following DNA comes from Fervidibacillus albus.
CAACCAATACTTGTCAAAAAAGAATCGATTTGTTATAATATTGCCGAAAAATCAAATAAATAAAAAACGTTGATTTATCAACCTTTTTTGGGGTTTAGATCTTACCTATGAGGGATTGAAACCTTGCTTCGCCTTGATCGAATAGAGACTTGCGGATTGGTTTAGATCTTACCTATGAGGGATTGAAACAATTGTAAAAAAGTGTATCCATATTGTCGGGATCTAAAAGTTTAGATCTTACCTATGAGGGATTGAAACCTCAATATAGTTTTACTGATGATGAAAAATATAATTGTTTAGATCTTACCTATGAGGGATTGAAACAAAACTGAAAAATTCGAAACATCATTCAGAACAAGAGGTTTAGATCTTACCTATGAGGGATTGAAACATGGTTATAAGCGTTTTTTTACTGTCGCTTTTTACGGCGTTTAGATCTTACCTATGAGGGATTGAAACTTAATTGTTTGTGGCTGGGTTAATACAAGCATATATGTTTAGATCTTACCTATGAGGGATTGAAACAATGTAACCTCATCCTTTTCAATACTTGGTGGGTTTGTTTAGATCTTGCCTATGAGGGATTATTTTTAATTTAAAACTAAAAATTAAGCACGGCTTTTTGGCCGTGCTTTTATATATCCACCCACAAACGCACCCACAAAACACCCACAAAAATTTGAAAAAATTAAACTTCATTTCGAATAGCAGGTTTCCTCTATGCCTATGATATCGGCATTTCTCATAAGTTTTGAGAGAATTTGATAAGCAAAAATATGTTCCGCTCACAAGTTCACCCTTGGGAACGGGAGCAATATTTGAAGATGTATTAATCGCAAAAACTCCTTGGTATAACAATTGCCAAGGGGTTTTTTTATACGAATGGGTAAAAGGCATTAATTTCCACTTAGCGGTCACATATAAAATAGTTCGTAAAACATAGTAAAAAGGAATGAATACCATCTCTTTCACCAAAAAATAAATTCATCCTATTGAATGGGGCATATGGATTTTTCAACTGGCATACGAAAGGTGCAACGAAAGATTTGATTGGGAGAAGAAAAACAATCACAAACAAATTGTTAAAATCCGGTTATAAAGTACAGTTTGAAGCGTTTGCCAATAAAAGCAATGCAGAACGCCTCGTAGACGAAATAAATAAGAAAGGCTGTCATATTTATTGTAAGCGAAAAGAAAATATATAAAATGAATGTAAAAGAGTCAATTGTTATCGAAAAACAATTAGATTTGTACTGTTATAAGAGGTATGTTCTGTCGTTTGCAAAAATATTATAGTAAAAAAATTGTCGTCGACCTCCAGTAGTGCAAAAACCCCGGGGGTTCGACGACAGTTTTTAATTTCTTCACAAAGACATCTTATCCTTGATATATCAAGTTTTTTAAATAACTAATTGTCAAAAATCAACCAATTTGTTATAATATTCCCGAAAAAACGAATAAATAAAAAACGTTGATTTATTAACCTTTTTTGGGGTTTAGATCTTACCTATAAGGGATTGAAACATCAAATAATTGGGATGTTGTATCAGGATCATAAACGTTTAGATCTTACCTATAAGGGATTGAAACAAATATGTTCGCCCAATAATACCGACCTGCATGGCCGTTTAGATCTTACCTATAAGGGATTGAAACCCCCCATTTTGTACCTTGTGTTCCTTTTTCACAGGGCGTTTAGATCTTACCTATAAGGGATTGAAACTCTGGGATGAACCCAGCTTTTTCTCTTATTATGTTTTCAAGTTTAAATCTTACCTATAAAGGAATATTTATAATTTAAAACTTAAACAAATTAAGCACGGCCAAAAGGCCGTGCTTTTAAATATCCATTCACAATTGGAATGGTGCTATATATGAAAAAAAGAATTATTCGATTGCCCGATAACTGTCCGGTTTTTCGAAAATCTTGATTTGTATTGAAATACAATTTTTCACATAGTTGATAAAAAGCGTTTTTATTCCATATTCATTAGATTTAATTCAATTATTATTTCCGCACATAAGTCAACCCTTGGAAACGGGAATAAGATTTGAAGATGTATTAAAAAAAATCCCCTTGGCACAATACGTGATTGAAGGGGTTTTAGCAAGGTATCATTTAAATGAAAGGCAATAACGCGCTCGTAATATCATAATTTTCGTTGTATGTCACTTTTTCAATTTTAATTTTCCCCATCTCTTTCATAATATCAGCTAAAAATTTCCTCGCTTGTGTCGTTGCTTCCAATTGTTCATTTTCGATAAACCGTTTATAGTCGACAGGGAATGTTCCTCGCTGGACAATTTTCATATCGTTTTTCATATAATAAATAGAAATCGTGATGTTCATGGTTATCCCTCACAAAAATTTAGCAAAATTCCCTTTTATTCTTTGGAAGATTCTCTTTTGAAAAGGGAGGATGTGTCTTAATAGATTTGCCGGAAAACGCCAATCACTTTCCCTAAAATCGTTACGTTTTGGACGATAATCGGATCCATCGTTGGATTTTCCGGTTGAAGGCGAATATAATGTTTTTCTTTAAAAAAGCGTTTGACCGTCGCTTCGTTTTCTTCTGTCATGGCAACGACGATATCCCCGTTTTCAGCCGTGTTTTGTTGGCGGACAACGACGTAATCGCCATCGAAAATACCAGCATCGATCATACTTTCCCCCATAATTTCCAACATGAAAACTTGATCCCCACTCGGAGCCATCCGTTCAGGTAATGGAAAATAATCTTCAATATTTTCAATGGCCGTAATCGGAAGCCCGGCGGTTACTTTTCCGACGACAGGTACTTTTCGAACCGGTACATCATGCTGTTCTTCGTGAAAGTCGTCGAGGATTTCGATTGCCCTCGGTTTTGTCGGGTCACGGCGGATCAGCCCTTTACTTTCCAGTCTAGCAAGATGGCCGTGTACCGTAGAACTGGATGACAACCCGACAGCTTCACCAATTTCTCGGACGGATGGTGGATATCCCTTTTCTTTTACTTCTTTTTTAATGAAATTCAATATTTCTTGCTGTCGTTTTGATAGTTTGGTCATAAATCACACCTCGCGACATATTTTTTTTAAGTATACCATAATGCGAACATATGTAGCAAACATTAGTTCGAGTTTTCCATTGACACAAATAGACGTCCGTATTAAAATCGGTTTATCTTCCGACGATTCCTACAGTTAAAAATGTATCGGGTTTGAACGTTGTCATCGTCATATTCATTTGAAAACTGATCTCCATTCCTTATAATATTTAATGCAAGCTAGACAATCGAGAATCGTCGATGAAACGTTGTGTAATTTCGCTCCGTTGAAAAGTGAAAAATTTATGCATAACCGAATAGACATCAAGAAAAAATGAAGGTGATCGTTTGAAAGCAGCCATTTATTGTAGAGTGAGTACGACAAAAGAGACACAAGAGACTTCGTTAGTACGGCAGGAGGAAGAATTGTTATCCCTTGCGCAAGCCTACGATTTTGAAGTGATTCGATCGATTAAAGAAAAGGCGAGCGGTTATGATTTGGAAAGGGAAGGATTGCTTGAAATATTGGAACTCGCCCGAGATAGGAAAATTAACGCCTTACTCGTTCAGGACGAGACAAGACTTGGTCGTGGGAACGGAAAAATCGTCATTTTACATATGTTGTTAAAATACGGTGTTCAAATTTTCACGATCTCCCATCAAGGACAACTCCAAATTTCTGAAGCCGACTCGATGGTTTTACAAATCGTTAGTCTCGTCGAAGAATACCAACGAAAATTACATAACATTAAAATTCAAAGGGGAATGAAACGGGCCGTTGAAATGGGATATCGTCCGGAGGAAAATTTGAAAAACCGTGGAAACGTTGGGGGACGGGACCGAAAAGACGTTCCCATCGAAGAAATCGTCCGGTTGCGGAATATGGGGCTCACCTTCCATGATATTGCGGCGACGTTAAGGGGATTTGGATACGAACTATCGAAAGCAACGGTCCATCGCCGGTATCAAGAATATACAAGAGAAAAAGATACGGAAAATTCATTATGAACGACTGGAACATTTGCAATGGTCTGATCGATTTTGTACGATAAATATTAGCTATCGAGTACACGGAATTTTTTATTAAAAAGGATAGAGCTTACGACTAGGAAGGAGTTTTAATATGTTGTCAAAGGAAAAGATCGCTCGAATTAATGAACTAGCAGCGAAGAAAAAGCGGGAAGGATTAACGATTGAAGAGGCGAAGGAACAATCGAAGCTTCGGGGAGAATATTTACAAGCGTTCCGACAATCGATGAAAAAAACGATTGAAAATGTGACGGTGATTGATCCAAACGGAAATGATGTCACTCCTGAAAAAATCAAACGTATAAAAAACAAAAAATTTCTCCATTAGAAATTGAAAACTAGTGAACGGTTCCGAGAAAGTTGAAAACGTAAACGTTATCCCATTCATGATTTTTAAAAAAATGAAGATATGACAATCAAAAGCTAATGAAATATTCTAATATAATTTTCATTAGCTTTTTCTTCTTTGAAGGAGTGGTTTGTCCAATCGTTATTTTCGGTTTTCTCGAATTAGATGGAATCACTCGAGAAACGTAAAAAGCTGTTCAACGATTTTTCGAAAAACGTTTCCTTTATTTTCACTCTTTTAGTTGTTTATATTTGTAATCAATATTAATATAAAAGAGTACGACTATATTTTTGAAAGGATTGATTGTTGGTGTTTAATCAAGTTGATGAATTGGCTGTCAATACGATACGAACGTTATCGATTGATGCGATTGAAAAGGCGAACTCCGGCCATCCGGGTATGCCGATGGGAAGCGCACCGATGGCATACACCTTATGGACACGTTTTATGAATCATAACCCGAAAAATCCGAAATGGTTTAATCGCGATCGCTTTGTTTTGTCTGCTGGACATGGTTCAGCCCTTTTATACAGCTTATTGCATTTATCCGGTTATGACGTGACGATGGATGATTTAAAACAGTTCCGCCAACTCGGAAGTAAAACACCGGGACATCCGGAATTCGGACATACTCCAGGGGTTGAAGCAACGACTGGCCCCCTCGGACAAGGGATTGCAATGGCTGTTGGAATGGCGATGGCTGAACGGCACTTAGCATCTACTTATAATAAGGACGAATTTGAAATCGTCAACCATTATACATATGCCCTATGTGGTGACGGCGATTTAATGGAAGGGGTTTCCGCTGAAGCTGCATCATTGGCAGGGCATTTACAGCTCGGTCGATTGATTGTATTGTACGATTCTAACGATATTTCTTTAGACGGAGATTTAAATCAATCCTTTTCCGAAAGTGTCGCCGATCGATTTAAATCTTACGGTTGGCAATATATTTTAGTAGAAGACGGAAATGACTTAAATCAAATTGCTAAAGCCATTGAAGAAGCGAAAAATGATGTTACGAAACCGACGATGATTGAAGTGAAAACGATTATTGGTTACGGTTCACCGAACAAGGCTGGTACTTCCGGTGTTCACGGAGCTCCCCTTGGAAAAGAGGAACTTCAGTTGACAAAGGAAAGCTACGGTTGGAAATACGATGATTTTTACGTTCCAGAGGAAGTTTATGCTCAATTTCAAACACATGTTTCAGAACATGGGAAAAAAGTCGAAACGGAATGGAAACAATTATTCGAACAATATAAACAGTCGTATCCGGAATTAGGCAAACAACTGGAAATGGCAATCGACGGAAAATTACCGGAAGACTGGGATGCAGATATTCCTGTGTATGAAACGGGTTCGAAACTTGCGAGCCGGGCTTCATCGGGAGAAGTATTAAATGGCATTGCTAAACGCGTTCCTTACTTCTTCGGTGGTTCCGCAGACTTAGCCGGTTCGAATAAAACGACGATTAAAGGAGCAGGAGACTTCTTACCTCAATCGTATGAAGGAAGGAATATTTGGTTTGGGGTACGGGAATTTGCGATGGGCGCCGCATTAAATGGAATGGCTTTACACGGTGGTTTGAAAGTATTTGGTGGTACGTTCTTCGTATTCTCTGATTACTTACGACCGGCGATTCGTTTAGCTGCGTTAATGGGACTACCTGTAACGTACGTCTTTACTCACGATAGTATTGCTGTAGGTGAAGACGGTCCGACCCATGAACCGATTGAACAATTAGCTTCGTTGCGTGCGATGCCGAACCTTTCCGTCATCCGTCCTGCTGATGGGAACGAAACAGCTGCCGCATGGAAACTTGCATTGGAATCGGAAAATACACCGACTGCTTTAGTATTAACGAGACAAAACCTTCCGACATTAGAGGGAACAGATGAAAAGGCGTATGACGGTGTTTCCAAAGGGGCATATGTCGTTTCGCCTGCGAAAGGGGAAGCTCAAGCATTGTTGCTTGCAACGGGTTCGGAAGTTAGTTTGGCTGTAGATGCCCAAAAATCATTGGCACAAGATGGAATCGACGTGGCTGTCGTTAGTATGCCAAGTTGGGACCGTTTTGAAAAGCAATCGGATGAATATAAACAATCGGTCATACCGAAACATGTGAAAAAACGGTTGGCGATTGAAATGGGTGCATCCCTCGGCTGGCATCG
Coding sequences within:
- a CDS encoding SPOR domain-containing protein — translated: MLKSGYKVQFEAFANKSNAERLVDEINKKGCHIYCKRKENI
- the lexA gene encoding transcriptional repressor LexA, whose translation is MTKLSKRQQEILNFIKKEVKEKGYPPSVREIGEAVGLSSSSTVHGHLARLESKGLIRRDPTKPRAIEILDDFHEEQHDVPVRKVPVVGKVTAGLPITAIENIEDYFPLPERMAPSGDQVFMLEIMGESMIDAGIFDGDYVVVRQQNTAENGDIVVAMTEENEATVKRFFKEKHYIRLQPENPTMDPIIVQNVTILGKVIGVFRQIY
- a CDS encoding YneB family resolvase-like protein, with protein sequence MKAAIYCRVSTTKETQETSLVRQEEELLSLAQAYDFEVIRSIKEKASGYDLEREGLLEILELARDRKINALLVQDETRLGRGNGKIVILHMLLKYGVQIFTISHQGQLQISEADSMVLQIVSLVEEYQRKLHNIKIQRGMKRAVEMGYRPEENLKNRGNVGGRDRKDVPIEEIVRLRNMGLTFHDIAATLRGFGYELSKATVHRRYQEYTREKDTENSL
- a CDS encoding DUF896 domain-containing protein, producing the protein MLSKEKIARINELAAKKKREGLTIEEAKEQSKLRGEYLQAFRQSMKKTIENVTVIDPNGNDVTPEKIKRIKNKKFLH
- the tkt gene encoding transketolase is translated as MFNQVDELAVNTIRTLSIDAIEKANSGHPGMPMGSAPMAYTLWTRFMNHNPKNPKWFNRDRFVLSAGHGSALLYSLLHLSGYDVTMDDLKQFRQLGSKTPGHPEFGHTPGVEATTGPLGQGIAMAVGMAMAERHLASTYNKDEFEIVNHYTYALCGDGDLMEGVSAEAASLAGHLQLGRLIVLYDSNDISLDGDLNQSFSESVADRFKSYGWQYILVEDGNDLNQIAKAIEEAKNDVTKPTMIEVKTIIGYGSPNKAGTSGVHGAPLGKEELQLTKESYGWKYDDFYVPEEVYAQFQTHVSEHGKKVETEWKQLFEQYKQSYPELGKQLEMAIDGKLPEDWDADIPVYETGSKLASRASSGEVLNGIAKRVPYFFGGSADLAGSNKTTIKGAGDFLPQSYEGRNIWFGVREFAMGAALNGMALHGGLKVFGGTFFVFSDYLRPAIRLAALMGLPVTYVFTHDSIAVGEDGPTHEPIEQLASLRAMPNLSVIRPADGNETAAAWKLALESENTPTALVLTRQNLPTLEGTDEKAYDGVSKGAYVVSPAKGEAQALLLATGSEVSLAVDAQKSLAQDGIDVAVVSMPSWDRFEKQSDEYKQSVIPKHVKKRLAIEMGASLGWHRYIGDEGEVLAIDRYGASGKGEVIMEQYGFSVDNVVKQVKQLLS